The following are encoded together in the Gemmatimonadales bacterium genome:
- a CDS encoding DUF2723 domain-containing protein: MTSRPPYRAALVAALVVLIGYVLTLAPTVTFWDAGEFSASMKILGIPHPPGTPLFIMMGHVWGTLIPLGEFAWRTNLMSAVFSAGAAGFWFLVMHEVLARLIPGDTTLERWVRLLGAGTASVLSAFVFTNWLNSNETEVYCVATFIIGAVTWLSLRWRAARSTERGPRALLLIAYLLGVSIANHLLALLAGPAVIAFLLAELLANPAEDAAVRRREWAQAAVIAGLWVLLLGIGLGSTTIAAVGLLIFLGCAVFAITAGTLPFAAASLLVALIGVTPYLFLFLRSQQDPFINEAAPGTLDALLAVIRREQYPPRSPLDDPTIPHGPDNPGRNLTIIGLQLLNYLQYFSWQWGKAIAAKVGSFPLQVVPTVIFFALGLQGMLTHRRTDRSSWWLLFVLWVATGLGLMAYMNFKPGYSLGWEQYPRGDQHEVRERDYFFVVSFVVWACWAALALAQLAGRWAVRLRTGLRPMALSVFALALIPPIGNFKEAGRAHGPDARLAADFAYNLLNSVPPYGVLFTFGDNDTFPLWWAQEVEGIRRDVRVVCLALARTDWYVRQLRDYPEREFDPATAAPFWRNYPLVKPDRPLHSMTDDEIAAARPQLIREPISLAFGPYRTTLEANTVVYTEDIVAIRILQQNFGHRAVVWGLTSGGKYFGLEPLLVQRGIGIELQTAPPDTADANLDFRRFFDVPLDIAGTIALAEQDYRYSGLLEHGSEGLESTAAGIAQMLGMPFTQLAFWAEAREDYPSMVRFLERATRFSTNPALRQALLDARTRALVGRDSALPNPQ, encoded by the coding sequence ATGACTTCACGGCCTCCCTACCGCGCCGCGCTCGTCGCTGCCCTCGTCGTCCTGATCGGCTACGTCCTCACGCTGGCGCCGACCGTCACGTTCTGGGATGCCGGCGAATTCAGCGCTTCCATGAAGATTCTGGGTATCCCGCACCCGCCGGGAACTCCGCTCTTCATCATGATGGGGCATGTCTGGGGTACCCTGATTCCGTTGGGCGAGTTTGCCTGGCGCACCAACCTGATGAGCGCCGTGTTCAGTGCGGGCGCCGCCGGGTTCTGGTTTCTCGTCATGCACGAGGTGCTGGCCCGTCTGATTCCCGGTGACACCACGCTGGAGCGCTGGGTTCGCTTGCTGGGCGCTGGCACGGCCAGTGTCTTGTCGGCCTTCGTCTTCACCAACTGGCTCAACTCCAACGAAACCGAGGTCTACTGCGTTGCCACCTTTATCATCGGGGCGGTAACCTGGCTCTCGCTTCGCTGGCGTGCTGCGCGGTCCACCGAACGCGGCCCCCGGGCACTGCTGCTGATTGCCTACCTGCTGGGCGTCTCGATTGCGAACCACCTCCTGGCGCTCCTGGCCGGGCCGGCCGTAATCGCGTTTTTGCTGGCCGAGTTGTTGGCCAACCCGGCTGAGGACGCTGCGGTGCGGCGTCGCGAATGGGCCCAGGCCGCCGTGATTGCGGGACTCTGGGTCCTGCTCCTCGGCATCGGCCTCGGCAGCACCACGATTGCCGCGGTCGGGCTGTTGATCTTTCTGGGCTGCGCAGTCTTTGCCATCACGGCAGGAACGCTGCCGTTTGCCGCGGCCTCGCTGCTGGTGGCGTTGATCGGGGTGACTCCCTATCTCTTCCTCTTTCTGCGCTCGCAGCAGGATCCCTTCATCAACGAAGCGGCGCCGGGCACCCTCGATGCGCTTCTGGCGGTGATCCGTCGAGAGCAGTACCCGCCGCGCAGCCCGCTGGATGATCCGACGATTCCACACGGGCCCGACAACCCGGGGCGCAACCTGACGATCATCGGGCTGCAGCTCCTCAATTACCTCCAGTACTTCAGCTGGCAATGGGGTAAGGCCATCGCCGCCAAGGTCGGCTCGTTCCCGCTGCAGGTGGTGCCGACGGTGATCTTCTTTGCGCTGGGCCTCCAGGGCATGCTGACCCATCGGCGGACCGACCGGAGCAGCTGGTGGTTGCTCTTCGTGCTCTGGGTGGCCACCGGCCTTGGCCTGATGGCTTATATGAACTTCAAGCCCGGGTACAGTCTGGGCTGGGAGCAGTATCCGCGGGGCGATCAGCACGAGGTTCGCGAGCGGGACTACTTCTTTGTGGTCAGCTTCGTGGTTTGGGCGTGTTGGGCGGCGCTGGCATTGGCGCAGCTGGCGGGCCGGTGGGCCGTCCGACTCAGAACGGGTCTCCGGCCGATGGCCTTATCGGTCTTTGCGCTTGCCCTGATTCCGCCCATCGGGAACTTCAAGGAAGCGGGGCGGGCACATGGGCCCGATGCGCGTTTGGCAGCTGATTTTGCCTACAACCTGCTCAATTCAGTGCCGCCGTACGGCGTGCTCTTTACCTTCGGCGACAACGATACGTTCCCGCTCTGGTGGGCTCAGGAAGTCGAGGGCATTCGCCGTGATGTGCGGGTCGTTTGCCTGGCGCTGGCGCGGACCGACTGGTACGTCCGGCAGCTTAGGGACTACCCCGAACGGGAGTTTGACCCGGCGACGGCTGCTCCTTTCTGGCGCAACTACCCGTTGGTCAAGCCGGACCGGCCGCTCCATTCGATGACGGATGACGAAATTGCCGCGGCCCGACCCCAGCTCATTCGGGAGCCAATTTCGCTCGCCTTCGGGCCGTACCGGACCACGCTCGAAGCCAACACGGTGGTGTACACGGAGGACATCGTTGCCATCCGGATTCTGCAGCAAAACTTCGGGCACCGGGCGGTCGTCTGGGGGCTGACATCGGGCGGGAAGTACTTCGGGCTGGAGCCGTTGCTGGTCCAGCGCGGGATCGGGATCGAGCTCCAGACCGCCCCGCCGGACACCGCCGACGCGAACCTGGATTTCCGCCGGTTCTTCGATGTTCCGCTGGACATTGCGGGGACGATTGCGCTGGCCGAACAGGATTACCGGTATTCCGGCCTCTTGGAGCATGGGTCGGAAGGGCTCGAGTCGACCGCCGCCGGTATTGCTCAGATGCTCGGGATGCCCTTCACCCAGCTCGCCTTCTGGGCCGAGGCGCGGGAGGATTACCCCTCCATGGTCAGATTCCTGGAGCGGGCGACCCGGTTCTCGACCAATCCGGCCCTGCGCCAGGCGCTGCTTGACGCCAGGACCCGGGCCCTTGTTGGTCGCGATTCAGCGCTTCCGAATCCGCAGTAA
- the ftsH gene encoding ATP-dependent zinc metalloprotease FtsH, whose translation MSQRSTPPRPPTQNWGGLSRNLALWAVVALLGLMLYQYVDRQRSGSAEIDYTTFSRQLDAGNVSKVEVVEGKLVKGEFRVGVPKDNITVKEFTVLLPVANSEDFMKRLESSVPVITAKEPRAGFTMLLLQALPWIVIIGLWFFILRQMQAGGNRAFSFGKSRAKLLAGDTPKLTFADVAGADEAKVELQEIIEFLKDPQKFTRLGGRLPKGALLVGPPGTGKTLLAKAVAGEAGRPFFSMSGSDFVEMFVGVGASRVRDLFEQGKAHAPCIIFIDEIDAVGRHRGAGLGGGHDEREQTLNQLLVEMDGFESNDGVILIAATNRPDVLDPALLRPGRFDRQIVVDAPDVRGREGILRVHTRKIPLAADVRLDVLAKGTPGLCGADLANLVNESAVLAARKNKSLVDMFDFEEAKDKVMLGVERRSLQLTEDDRKLTAYHEAGHAIVSLKIPGLDPLHKVTIIPRGRALGLTMWLPEQDRRNVTRHWLEGNLACSFGGRVAEEIVFGAEKITTGAAGDIEQATSLARRMVTQWGMSDKVGMIAVGDREQEIFLGRELSQRREVSDQMAQIVDSEIKRFIDEAYERARIILNGNRELLDRLADALLDRETLDRDEIELLVRGETLPPRPVPPPPPTTPTATASAKVAKPAPAPGMLGSPPAEPAGA comes from the coding sequence ATGTCACAGCGATCGACCCCGCCGCGGCCTCCGACCCAGAACTGGGGCGGCTTGAGCAGGAACCTCGCCCTCTGGGCGGTGGTGGCCCTGCTCGGTCTCATGCTCTACCAGTATGTCGATCGGCAGCGTTCGGGCAGCGCGGAAATCGACTACACCACCTTCAGCCGACAGCTCGACGCCGGGAACGTCTCCAAGGTCGAGGTCGTCGAAGGCAAGCTCGTCAAGGGCGAGTTCCGGGTTGGGGTGCCGAAGGACAACATCACCGTCAAAGAGTTCACGGTGCTGCTGCCGGTGGCCAACAGCGAAGATTTCATGAAGCGGCTGGAAAGCTCGGTGCCCGTCATTACCGCGAAGGAGCCCCGGGCCGGCTTTACCATGCTGCTGCTCCAGGCGTTACCCTGGATCGTCATCATCGGCCTCTGGTTCTTCATCCTTCGACAGATGCAGGCCGGTGGCAATCGGGCCTTTTCCTTCGGGAAGTCGCGAGCCAAACTGCTCGCCGGCGATACACCCAAGCTGACCTTTGCGGACGTGGCCGGTGCGGACGAGGCCAAGGTCGAGCTGCAGGAAATCATCGAGTTCCTGAAAGACCCCCAGAAGTTCACCCGATTGGGCGGACGCCTTCCCAAGGGCGCCCTGCTGGTCGGTCCGCCGGGCACCGGCAAAACGCTGCTGGCCAAGGCCGTGGCGGGCGAGGCGGGGCGACCGTTCTTCTCGATGTCAGGCTCGGATTTCGTCGAGATGTTCGTTGGCGTCGGGGCGAGCCGGGTGCGTGACCTGTTCGAGCAGGGCAAGGCGCATGCGCCCTGCATCATCTTCATCGACGAGATCGACGCGGTCGGTCGCCATCGCGGCGCCGGGCTCGGCGGCGGTCACGATGAACGGGAGCAGACGCTCAACCAGCTTCTCGTCGAAATGGACGGCTTCGAGTCCAACGACGGTGTCATCCTGATCGCGGCGACCAACCGCCCCGACGTCCTCGATCCGGCGCTGCTGCGGCCCGGTCGGTTCGATCGGCAGATCGTCGTCGATGCGCCAGACGTGCGGGGGCGGGAAGGAATTCTGCGAGTTCACACCCGTAAGATTCCGCTTGCTGCGGATGTCAGGCTCGACGTGCTGGCCAAGGGCACGCCAGGCCTCTGCGGTGCGGATTTGGCGAACCTGGTCAACGAATCCGCCGTGCTGGCTGCGCGGAAGAACAAGTCGCTGGTCGACATGTTCGACTTCGAGGAGGCCAAGGACAAGGTCATGCTCGGCGTCGAGCGGCGGAGCCTCCAGCTCACCGAGGACGACCGCAAGCTCACCGCCTATCATGAGGCGGGGCATGCCATCGTCTCACTCAAAATTCCGGGGCTGGATCCGCTCCACAAAGTCACCATCATTCCGCGCGGGCGGGCGTTGGGCCTGACCATGTGGTTGCCGGAGCAGGATCGCCGCAACGTGACCCGCCACTGGTTGGAGGGTAATCTCGCCTGCAGCTTCGGCGGTCGCGTGGCCGAAGAGATCGTTTTCGGCGCCGAGAAGATCACCACTGGTGCTGCGGGGGACATCGAGCAGGCCACCTCGCTGGCGCGCCGCATGGTGACCCAGTGGGGTATGAGCGACAAGGTCGGCATGATCGCGGTGGGCGACCGGGAGCAGGAGATCTTCCTCGGTCGTGAACTCTCGCAGCGTCGCGAGGTCTCCGATCAGATGGCGCAGATCGTCGACTCCGAGATCAAGCGTTTCATCGATGAGGCCTACGAACGCGCCCGCATCATCCTGAACGGCAATCGCGAACTGCTCGACCGGTTGGCGGATGCGTTGCTCGATCGGGAAACGCTCGATCGGGATGAGATCGAGTTGCTGGTGCGGGGCGAGACCCTGCCGCCCCGTCCGGTCCCGCCGCCGCCCCCGACGACGCCAACCGCGACGGCGTCGGCTAAGGTGGCCAAGCCGGCTCCCGCGCCCGGCATGCTGGGGTCGCCACCTGCGGAGCCCGCCGGCGCCTGA